The following coding sequences are from one Gossypium raimondii isolate GPD5lz chromosome 4, ASM2569854v1, whole genome shotgun sequence window:
- the LOC105779699 gene encoding uncharacterized protein LOC105779699, which yields MDAYQQQQHRYMRPPPPPPPQASPTDPHLQQQHYYQYQPPQPPPRAAAPPPPGSWYSNQFQFQYQQHHNQSHSAPPHHHSPSPQQPPSQWGPPPHPDHSAYPPPPPLPFPPHHHNGSNHFAPPPPPPPPRPYMPPSQIPNTFSHVNQEWSNPNWSHHQAHNNVEDWGAKAREWANTRAAMQDQPVQSQITPAGRPEDQNHFHDPYSQAVDPHYMDAQQALPISSYQQFPVPAASPHGPPTTYPTETLSNNSRSSSYIPDGCLPYNVRDRTSARDPNSGFLHQESLPASSSVHLQEVPSSYSPVSGKEKSADQKEQSYKPFPLPISSAQESAYHMQPPLPDTGRSVLSEQSLLYGNQTAAPAADLSDRPLDFAPRFNNDHDPQMLSNYAAHHESLGTVRGVDPVAISSSINSWTPPVAPDAVYPPVLPPGAQHDPLSAPSPVSGHPAPSFPRFPGPSFQPHIPSATAPFGLGVGAQLHPAAAFPGDTYGAIPERPKKGPVPNWLKEEILRNKATIAKSSLEQPKEETESIEDEAVDKSLAKNDQADSKSIDSSKSTEEEDDDEDYVEAARTAAINQEIKRVLTEVLLKVTDELFSEIATKVVNEDDSTIEVDHNTAASSHKVSPSTSLAPTPKASARVLVPGRAKEPDTGGVTEKSSSSSPGNVLGLANYASDDEDDEIQSAKIPDSRSNDAVLQSSIRKLSRDIDVTENGSSQVILDEHRGVEKNFGSDLKSESRRDTTDDSADRNYENSFSSKLISGNENNIISRKLQDGNNGSKMDDILGERVIKKSDSELPDEGGVKKSTKSESQSRETRVKSDKNDRHESRKSSFSKDPDSGRELEAIKSRGEQKGDENHMREDERHRKQKIEDRNSSKEREKAKESDSRKRSSHHDAKDDKKDADRSNRASAKEDVGRKRERTKEEDRSRHKRGSDSSRHKRRRSSSISSRGRKSKDNSSDHANESSDETSDGSKRKSRSRKQRSSPSPIKSRRRQVSRSPHSKHSQRRHSPYSSSETTRGRKSRSRSPVRR from the exons ATGGATGCGTATCAGCAGCAGCAGCACCGCTACATGCGACCGCCGCCGCCGCCACCTCCGCAAGCATCTCCGACTGATCCTCACCTCCAACAACAACATTATTACCAGTACCAACCACCGCAACCTCCTCCGAGAGCAGCTGCACCGCCACCACCGGGTTCATGGTACTCTAACCAATTCCAATTCCAGTATCAGCAGCACCACAATCAATCTCATTCTGCGCCGCCACACCACCACTCTCCTTCCCCACAGCAACCACCGTCTCAGTGGGGTCCGCCTCCTCACCCTGATCATTCTGCTTATCCTCCGCCTCCTCCTCTTCCTTTTCCCCCGCACCACCATAACGGAAGTAACCATTTCGCTCCGCCGccacctcctcctcctcctaGACCTTACATGCCTCCTTCGCAGATTCCCAATACTTTCTCTCATGTCAATCAG GAATGGAGCAATCCAAATTGGTCTCATCATCAAG CCCACAACAACGTGGAAGATTGGGGAGCCAAAGCTAGAGAATGGGCAAACACTAGGGCTGCCATGCAGGACCAGCCGGTTCAATCACAAATTACTCCAGCTGGCCGGCCGGAGGATCAAAACCATTTTCATGATCCATATTCACAAGCTGTTGATCCTCATTATATGGATGCTCAACAGGCACTGCCAATTTCTAGCTATCAGCAGTTCCCTGTTCCAGCAGCATCTCCTCATGGACCACCAACAACTTATCCGACTGAGACTTTGTCTAACAACTCCAGATCATCTTCATATATTCCTGATGGTTGTCTACCCTACAATGTGAGAGATCGAACTTCAGCAAGGGATCCGAACAGTGGATTTCTTCACCAAGAAAGTTTACCTGCCAGTTCATCTGTTCATCTGCAGGAGGTACCTTCTAGTTATTCTCCAGTTTCAG GGAAGGAAAAATCTGCAGATCAAAAGGAGCAGTCATATAAGCCATTTCCCTTGCCCATTTCATCAGCTCAAGAGTCGGCATATCATATGCAACCTCCATTGCCTGATACTGGGAGATCAGTGCTCAGTGAGCAATCTTTGTTGTATGGCAATCAGACAGCAGCTCCTGCAGCTGATCTTAGTGATCGCCCTTTAGATTTTGCACCTAGGTTTAATAATGATCATGACCCACAGATGCTGTCCAACTATGCTGCTCATCATGAATCACTTGGAACTGTGAGAGGCGTTGATCCCGTTGCTATTTCATCTTCAATTAATTCCTGGACTCCTCCAGTAGCACCTGATGCAGTTTATCCTCCAGTTCTTCCACCTGGAGCACAG CATGACCCGTTGTCAGCGCCTTCCCCTGTTTCTGGACACCCAGCACCTTCATTTCCAAGGTTTCCTGGGCCAAGTTTTCAGCCACACATTCCATCTGCAACTGCTCCTTTTGGTCTTGGTGTGGGAGCTCAACTTCATCCTGCTGCAGCCTTTCCTGGTGATACGTATGGAGCCATTCCTGAACGACCCAAAAAG GGTCCTGTGCCTAATTGGCTTAAGGAAGAAATATTAAGGAACAAAGCCACTATAGCCAAGTCTTCTCTAGAACAGCCTAAAGAAGAAACAGAATCCATTGAGGATGAAGCTGTTGATAAATCCTTGGCTAAAAATGATCAAGCAGATAGCAAAAGCATTGATTCTTCTAAATCAACTGAAGAAGAGGATGATGATGAG GATTATGTTGAAGCAGCCAGAACTGCAGCTATTAACCAGGAAATAAAACGTGTTCTAACTGAAGTCCTTTTAAAG GTCACAGATGAATTGTTTAGTGAAATTGCGACCAAAGTTGTTAATGAAGATGACTCAACAATTGAAG TTGACCACAACACTGCTGCTTCAAGTCACAAGGTATCACCATCTACTTCACTTGCCCCAACTCCTAAGGCTTCTGCAAGGGTACTAGTTCCAGGTAGAGCAAAAGAACCAGACACTGGTGGTGTTACAGAAAAATCTAGTTCAAGCTCCCCTGGCAATGTTCTGGGCCTTGCAAATTATGCCTCTGacgatgaagatgatgaaattcaaAGTGCCAAGATACCAGATTCAAGGAGTAATGATGCTGTTCTGCAGTCCAGCATTAGGAAGCTTTCACGGGACATTGATGTAACAGAGAATGGCAGTTCACAGGTCATACTTGATGAGCACAGGGGAGTTGAAAAGAATTTTGGAAGTGATTTGAAGTCTGAAAGCAGAAGAGACACTACTGATGACAGTGCAGATAGGAACTatgaaaattcattttcttccaagTTGATTTctggaaatgaaaataatattattagtcGAAAGCTGCAGGATGGAAATAATGGTTCTAAGATGGATGATATTTTAGGCGAACGGGTTATAAAAAAATCTGATTCTGAGCTGCCTGATGAAGGTGGTgttaaaaaatcaacaaaatctGAATCGCAAAGTAGGGAAACAAGAGTAAAATCAGATAAGAATGATCGACATGAAAGTAGAAAGAGTTCTTTCAGTAAAGACCCTGATAGTGGTAGGGAGTTGGAGGCCATTAAGAGTAGGGGAGAGCAGAAGGGAGATGAGAATCATATGAGAGAGGATGAGAGGcatagaaaacaaaagatagAAGATAGAAACAGCtcaaaagagagagaaaaagccAAGGAATCTGATTCAAGAAAAAGATCCAGTCATCATGATGCCAAGGATGACAAGAAAGATGCAGATAGATCTAACAGAGCTAGTGCCAAAGAAGATGTTGGCAGAAAAAGAGAACGGACAAAAGAGGAAGACAGGTCAAGACATAAACGTGGGAGTGACTCAAGCAGGCACAAGAGAAGAAGGTCCTCGTCCATTAGCAGTAGAGGCAGGAAGAGCAAGGATAACTCCAGTGATCATGCTAATGAATCAAGTGATGAAACATCAGATGGTTCTAAAAG GAAGTCACGTTCAAGAAAACAACGATCTTCACCTTCTCCTATCAAGTCTAGAAGAAG